Below is a window of Mus caroli chromosome 2, CAROLI_EIJ_v1.1, whole genome shotgun sequence DNA.
TGTATCAGAAGGTCTGCATTCTGGCTGGATCATATGAACCTTGGCCTAACTGGTTTTGGAAAGAGACCTTGGCTATATAATACCTTACTTCCCCAGTATTTTATTAAAACTGTGCTACAATGAATGACTTCTTAATGGGTGCTGTGAATCATAAATGATAGCTTATATTTGCATAACAAATGTTCTTACCCACTTGTCTACCTTCCCAGCATTGTAAGCATAATATGTTAAAAATCATGAGAAACCACTATTAGTTTCTTCCACATTTTTCTAATGGCATTCTTCATTTCCTTATTCCTAAAAGTGTAAACCATAGGATTCAGAAGTGGTGTTATGATGGTGGCAAatacaaatgcatttttttcagaagagaaagcagaaggaggTCGTGCATATATTAAAAAGCATgggacaaagaacaaaagaacaactGTAATGTGGGACCCACAGGTGGAGAGAGCTTTACGTCGCCCTTCAGAGCTGTGAGCtctcagagaaaacaagatgACACCATAGGAGACAAGCAAAATAGAGAAGATTATGACGCTGATAGACCCACTGTTAGAAAACACCAATAtgacaaatatgtgtgtgtcagtgcagGCAAGCTTCAGTAATGGGAACAAGTCACACAGATAATGATCAATGACATTGGGTCCACAGAAGGGCAGCTGCAAAGTGAAGATAATTTGTATGAGAGAATGTAAGAATCCTCCTGTCCAAGATACCATCACCAAAATGCCACAGAGTCTTCTGGTCATAATGGAGGAGTAGTGAAGGGGCTTGcaaatggccacatagcggtcataggccatggctgACAAAATAATCACCTCTATTCCAGTGAAAAAGTGAATAGCAAACAGTTGTGTCATGCAACATTCAAAGGAGATGGTCTTCCTCTCATAGAAGAGGTCTACCATCATCTTGGGGGTGACAGTGGAAGAAGTGCATGCATCCAGTAAGGACAGGAATATCaagaagaagta
It encodes the following:
- the LOC110289642 gene encoding olfactory receptor 4C15-like, giving the protein MNRFYFNILLKTMQNQSFVTEFILLGLSQSPNVENILCVVFLFIYLATIGGNMMIVVTIIYSPALLSSPMYFFLIFLSLLDACTSSTVTPKMMVDLFYERKTISFECCMTQLFAIHFFTGIEVIILSAMAYDRYVAICKPLHYSSIMTRRLCGILVMVSWTGGFLHSLIQIIFTLQLPFCGPNVIDHYLCDLFPLLKLACTDTHIFVILVFSNSGSISVIIFSILLVSYGVILFSLRAHSSEGRRKALSTCGSHITVVLLFFVPCFLIYARPPSAFSSEKNAFVFATIITPLLNPMVYTFRNKEMKNAIRKMWKKLIVVSHDF